Proteins from one Lachnospiraceae bacterium KGMB03038 genomic window:
- a CDS encoding four-carbon acid sugar kinase family protein, with product MPLIGAVADDLTGATTTGVLLARSKARTAVFFNEEAAEKGEGVEQLDAILISSNSRPLPANEAYEKVSSATLALKRMGVQYFSKRIDTTLRGGVGVEIDAMLDQLASGSIAVVVPAMPQSRRILVGGYSVIDGVALINTPVAHDVRTPVTENYVPRLLAGQTRRKIGLVTLSQVLGGEEAIRDALREQRANGCEVIVVDAITLEDVEEIAKACIELKWNVLAVDPGPFTSKLAYYRDLIQEEADNIPPAANEAGKTVLIAAGSATPVTKKQMEILCQDPRHARISVDPIPLVEGGADSLDEVFRAVHKAEDLLNSSVPPRAILFETALHGELLNLDEEDNKRHYAGGMSANRINAGLGTIISQLLEQCGREKIAGLYTTGGDTMVNVCYQLGVECIEVVDYVIPQTDVGRLVGSYDGLPIVGKGGLTGNDNTACDIVDRLFRESARN from the coding sequence ATGCCATTGATCGGTGCTGTAGCCGATGACCTGACAGGCGCCACAACGACAGGTGTGCTCCTGGCCCGGTCAAAGGCAAGAACAGCTGTATTTTTTAACGAGGAAGCCGCGGAAAAAGGAGAAGGCGTAGAACAGCTGGATGCGATCCTCATTAGCAGCAACAGTCGTCCGCTTCCCGCAAATGAAGCCTATGAGAAGGTATCTTCCGCCACGCTCGCCCTGAAACGTATGGGCGTACAATATTTTTCCAAACGGATCGACACCACTTTGCGCGGAGGCGTTGGTGTGGAAATCGATGCGATGCTGGATCAACTGGCCAGCGGCAGCATTGCCGTTGTAGTTCCAGCCATGCCGCAATCCAGACGGATCCTGGTCGGAGGATATTCTGTGATCGATGGAGTAGCCTTGATCAACACACCTGTTGCCCACGACGTACGCACGCCGGTAACAGAGAATTATGTTCCACGTCTGCTTGCCGGACAGACCCGTCGGAAAATCGGACTGGTCACTTTAAGCCAGGTACTTGGCGGCGAAGAAGCCATCCGGGATGCGTTACGGGAGCAGAGGGCAAATGGCTGTGAAGTGATCGTTGTAGATGCGATCACCTTGGAAGATGTGGAAGAGATCGCTAAGGCATGTATTGAACTAAAGTGGAACGTACTGGCGGTAGATCCCGGTCCCTTTACTTCTAAACTGGCCTATTACCGGGATCTGATCCAGGAAGAAGCAGATAATATCCCCCCTGCTGCCAACGAGGCGGGTAAAACAGTATTGATCGCCGCTGGCAGCGCGACGCCAGTGACAAAAAAACAGATGGAGATTCTGTGCCAAGATCCCCGTCATGCGCGCATCAGTGTAGATCCAATCCCTTTGGTTGAGGGAGGCGCTGATTCTCTGGATGAAGTCTTTCGGGCAGTACATAAAGCGGAAGACCTTCTGAATTCCTCGGTTCCTCCGCGGGCCATTTTATTTGAAACAGCTCTCCACGGAGAACTGTTGAATCTGGATGAAGAAGACAATAAACGGCACTATGCGGGCGGCATGAGCGCCAACCGGATTAACGCGGGGCTTGGGACCATTATTTCACAGCTTTTGGAGCAATGCGGCCGTGAAAAAATAGCCGGTCTTTATACCACCGGCGGCGACACTATGGTAAATGTATGTTATCAGCTCGGTGTAGAATGTATTGAAGTTGTAGATTATGTAATTCCCCAGACAGATGTGGGACGGCTTGTAGGAAGCTATGACGGGCTTCCGA
- the pdxA gene encoding 4-hydroxythreonine-4-phosphate dehydrogenase PdxA produces the protein MSETFKPITAITMGDPAGIGPEIVVGTMLDQGIHECCRPFVIGSEAIMEKAANVLGKHLEYHKITDPSEAEFKYGVVDILETGTYDTDSIQWGQVQELAGQMAIDWIMKSIELGLAGKIDAVSTSPIHKGAIKLIGVKEPGHTEIYQHATNSPYALTMFSCHKLRVFFVSRHMSLVDACHYATKDVILENVVNIDKELRKVGIENPLIAVAGLNPHNGDNGLFGTEELTDIGPAVEAAKALGINAIGPCPADSVFHIGKSGKFDAILSLYHDQGHIACKTLDFEKSVTLTFGLPFIRSSVDHGTAFDIAGKGIANPISLIESTAVVSEYAAKQHERGEK, from the coding sequence ATGAGCGAAACTTTTAAACCAATTACCGCGATTACAATGGGAGACCCGGCCGGAATCGGTCCGGAAATCGTTGTAGGTACCATGCTGGATCAGGGAATCCATGAATGCTGCCGGCCATTTGTAATCGGAAGCGAGGCTATTATGGAAAAAGCCGCTAATGTGCTCGGCAAACATCTGGAATACCATAAGATCACCGATCCCTCTGAGGCAGAATTCAAATATGGGGTGGTCGATATCTTGGAAACAGGAACCTACGACACCGATTCAATCCAGTGGGGACAGGTCCAGGAACTTGCCGGACAGATGGCGATTGACTGGATCATGAAATCAATTGAGCTTGGACTGGCCGGAAAGATCGATGCCGTATCCACCTCGCCGATCCACAAAGGCGCCATTAAGCTTATCGGTGTAAAAGAACCCGGACACACAGAGATCTATCAGCACGCCACAAATTCTCCTTACGCCTTGACTATGTTTTCCTGCCATAAGCTGAGAGTGTTCTTCGTCAGCCGCCACATGTCGCTGGTCGATGCCTGCCATTACGCTACCAAGGATGTGATCTTGGAGAATGTAGTCAACATCGACAAAGAACTGCGCAAGGTGGGTATTGAAAATCCATTGATCGCCGTTGCCGGATTGAATCCCCACAATGGAGACAACGGTCTTTTCGGCACAGAGGAGCTTACCGACATCGGCCCCGCGGTAGAAGCGGCCAAAGCTCTCGGCATCAACGCGATCGGACCCTGCCCGGCAGATTCTGTATTTCACATTGGAAAATCCGGTAAATTCGACGCGATTCTGTCTCTTTATCATGATCAGGGACATATCGCCTGCAAAACATTGGATTTCGAAAAGTCCGTTACTCTGACTTTTGGCCTTCCTTTCATCCGAAGCTCTGTAGACCACGGAACCGCGTTTGATATTGCGGGAAAAGGCATCGCGAATCCGATCAGCCTCATCGAATCAACAGCGGTTGTTTCCGAATACGCCGCCAAACAGCATGAAAGGGGAGAAAAGTAA
- a CDS encoding DUF3794 domain-containing protein, with amino-acid sequence MECEKRNFQVYRQGRTALDQFYMDEDYNVPDAKSDVKRVILSEGNVHIEDMSLAENYVRVQGNLKFRILYAADEEIQGLASMEGSFPFEEMVYMEEPPMENLFLKSAQADLAVSAVHSRKLNIHAVVELQISSEGREEMELTADAKGEETLYKKYRTEQILKLFAVRKDTCRIREEAQIGGMQESIGSLLWTDLGSRKLDTRVGTDELLLQGELLLFCFYESPEGKTDWIEQTLPYEGRMECPGAQDSMYHQIYPELKDVHIEARMDENGEMRLLGVEAVIEARIVLYEEEEMSLLEDLYSLKQVCAPRRRSVVPEQLLMQNHSKCKVTERLSLPEIQDDILQICHSGGRIQLENVSPQEEGLSIEGVLHVSFLYVKADDALPFDVWQGMVPFSYLLESNATSPDMESDLTCGVEQLAVGLLGNGEVEVKAVLAFNSFLRKPVPIENIEEVETRPEDLREIENRPGIIGYVIREGDELWDLAKRYHTTVEGIQQINGIEDSKVKPGEKLLIFKENMGIL; translated from the coding sequence ATGGAATGTGAGAAGAGGAATTTCCAGGTATACCGTCAGGGAAGGACAGCCTTGGATCAATTCTATATGGATGAAGACTATAATGTACCCGATGCGAAAAGCGATGTAAAGCGTGTGATATTGAGCGAAGGAAATGTACATATTGAGGACATGAGTCTGGCAGAGAACTATGTGCGGGTCCAGGGAAATCTGAAGTTCCGGATCCTTTACGCGGCGGACGAGGAGATTCAGGGCCTGGCTTCTATGGAAGGCAGCTTTCCATTTGAGGAAATGGTTTATATGGAAGAACCTCCCATGGAGAATCTGTTTCTAAAAAGCGCCCAGGCGGACCTGGCGGTATCGGCGGTTCATTCCAGAAAGCTGAATATCCATGCTGTAGTCGAACTGCAGATCAGCTCTGAAGGGAGAGAAGAAATGGAGCTGACCGCAGATGCAAAGGGAGAAGAAACCCTGTATAAAAAATACAGGACCGAACAAATCCTGAAATTATTTGCCGTGCGTAAAGATACCTGCCGCATTCGGGAGGAGGCTCAGATCGGGGGTATGCAGGAAAGCATCGGCAGTCTTCTGTGGACAGATCTTGGCAGCAGGAAGCTGGATACCAGAGTAGGGACGGATGAACTTCTGCTGCAGGGGGAACTGCTTCTATTCTGCTTCTATGAATCTCCTGAGGGAAAAACAGACTGGATCGAGCAGACGCTTCCTTATGAGGGAAGGATGGAGTGTCCGGGCGCCCAGGATTCTATGTACCATCAGATCTATCCGGAGCTGAAAGACGTTCATATTGAAGCTCGTATGGATGAAAACGGGGAAATGCGCCTTCTTGGAGTGGAAGCGGTGATAGAGGCAAGGATCGTCCTTTATGAAGAGGAAGAGATGAGCCTGCTGGAAGATCTGTATTCTTTAAAACAGGTGTGCGCGCCCAGGCGCCGGAGTGTGGTACCGGAGCAGCTTCTCATGCAGAATCATTCAAAGTGTAAGGTGACAGAGCGGCTTTCTCTTCCGGAGATCCAGGATGATATCCTGCAGATCTGCCATAGCGGCGGAAGGATTCAGCTGGAAAATGTGTCGCCGCAAGAGGAGGGGCTTTCTATCGAGGGCGTGCTGCATGTTTCCTTTCTATATGTAAAGGCGGATGACGCGCTGCCATTTGATGTGTGGCAGGGAATGGTGCCTTTCTCCTATCTGCTGGAAAGCAACGCCACCAGCCCGGATATGGAAAGCGACCTGACATGCGGCGTGGAACAGCTTGCGGTAGGGCTTCTGGGAAATGGGGAGGTGGAAGTAAAAGCAGTGCTGGCTTTTAACAGCTTCTTGAGAAAACCGGTGCCGATCGAGAATATTGAAGAGGTGGAGACGCGGCCGGAAGATCTAAGAGAAATAGAGAACCGTCCGGGAATCATCGGTTATGTGATCCGGGAAGGGGATGAACTATGGGATCTCGCTAAACGATACCACACTACAGTAGAAGGAATACAGCAGATCAATGGAATTGAGGATTCCAAAGTTAAGCCGGGAGAAAAACTATTGATTTTTAAAGAAAATATGGGTATACTATAA
- a CDS encoding HAD family phosphatase, which yields MDYQILALDLDGTLTNSKKEISLPTLEALIDIQKQGKKVVLASGRPTQGVLPLADQLRLQDYGGYVLSFNGGRIIDCRLGQVIYNKVLPDNVAAPLFDIIRKYPGLDILAYGEDHLISAAGPNAYSQLESYINHMPIITADDFPSQVPRKPNKFLVTGEPEMISSAKKEVTDYFRSYLSVYCSDPFFLEIMPPQIDKAHSLLRLLTSIGLTADQMICCGDGYNDLTMIETAGLGVAMANAQPLVKERADYVTKSNDEDGVLHVIQQFM from the coding sequence ATGGACTATCAGATTCTAGCGCTGGATTTAGATGGTACACTTACCAATTCAAAAAAAGAGATCAGCCTTCCCACTTTGGAAGCGCTGATCGATATACAAAAACAAGGGAAAAAAGTAGTCTTGGCCAGCGGGCGTCCCACTCAGGGCGTCCTGCCTCTCGCGGATCAGCTCCGCCTCCAGGACTATGGCGGATATGTCCTCTCCTTCAATGGAGGACGTATAATCGACTGCCGCCTTGGACAGGTGATCTACAACAAAGTACTTCCAGACAATGTGGCCGCTCCTTTGTTTGACATTATCAGGAAGTATCCTGGCCTTGATATCCTGGCTTATGGAGAAGACCATCTGATCTCCGCGGCGGGCCCCAATGCTTACAGCCAGCTGGAATCCTATATCAACCATATGCCGATCATTACGGCGGATGATTTTCCCTCACAAGTCCCTAGGAAACCGAATAAGTTTCTTGTTACAGGAGAACCGGAGATGATCAGCAGCGCAAAGAAAGAAGTAACGGATTACTTTCGTTCCTATCTGTCCGTCTATTGCTCGGACCCTTTCTTCCTGGAGATCATGCCTCCTCAGATTGACAAAGCACATTCTCTTCTGCGTCTCCTTACCAGCATTGGCTTGACCGCCGACCAGATGATCTGCTGCGGAGACGGTTATAATGATCTGACTATGATCGAAACAGCAGGCCTTGGCGTTGCTATGGCAAACGCTCAGCCCTTGGTAAAAGAACGGGCGGATTATGTGACCAAGTCTAATGATGAGGATGGGGTGCTCCATGTGATCCAGCAATTTATGTGA
- a CDS encoding UDP-N-acetylmuramoyl-tripeptide--D-alanyl-D-alanine ligase, producing MKNLTLENITKACRGTYHGPERLLSEEVTDVVIDSRKVEKGDLFVAIDGENVNAHQFIPDTIAKGALCVVSHEDLGDTDYPYILVESTGQALLDIAKLYRDSFDVKVVGITGSVGKTSTKEMIAAVASQKYNVHKTLGNFNNEWGLPLTIFQMNDSHEVAILEMGVNHFGEMRRLSSVASPDICVITNIGVAHLEFFKTREGILQEKSEMIQDMKNGGTIILNGDDDLLSQMEPVKGSVPLFFGTGENSQFRASDIQALGLKGTRCTIHLPSGDSFTCVIPVPGSHMVSNALAGAAVGYSLGLTPEEIKAGIESYAALPGRNHLIQTDSLTILDDCYNANPVSTKAAIDVLALSEGRKVAVLGDMGELGSDELDLHYQVGAYAAQKGIDLVCGIGPMSKDLVRGVTEAGSSAKGMWFETKEDFLSSLDTLIQKGDNVLVKASKYMKLPVVVEALQNK from the coding sequence TTGAAAAACCTTACCTTGGAAAACATTACCAAAGCCTGCAGAGGAACATATCACGGACCGGAACGCCTGCTTTCGGAGGAAGTCACAGATGTTGTGATCGACAGCCGGAAAGTGGAAAAAGGCGATCTCTTCGTCGCCATCGACGGCGAGAACGTGAATGCCCACCAGTTTATTCCAGACACCATCGCTAAGGGCGCTTTGTGCGTTGTCTCCCATGAAGATCTTGGAGATACGGATTATCCTTATATCTTAGTGGAATCTACCGGTCAGGCTCTCTTGGATATTGCCAAGCTGTACCGTGACTCCTTTGACGTAAAAGTAGTCGGAATTACCGGAAGTGTTGGAAAGACCAGCACCAAGGAAATGATCGCCGCGGTAGCTTCCCAGAAATATAACGTCCACAAAACCCTGGGAAATTTTAACAACGAATGGGGACTTCCTCTTACCATCTTTCAGATGAACGATTCTCACGAGGTGGCGATCCTGGAAATGGGCGTCAATCATTTTGGCGAGATGCGCCGGCTTTCTTCTGTAGCCAGCCCGGATATCTGTGTCATTACCAATATCGGCGTAGCCCATCTGGAATTCTTCAAGACCAGAGAAGGAATCCTGCAGGAGAAATCAGAGATGATCCAGGACATGAAAAACGGAGGAACCATCATCCTGAACGGCGATGACGACCTGCTCTCCCAGATGGAGCCAGTCAAAGGCAGCGTTCCCCTTTTCTTTGGAACAGGGGAAAACAGCCAGTTCCGAGCATCCGACATTCAGGCTCTTGGGCTGAAAGGGACCAGATGTACCATCCATCTGCCTTCAGGAGACTCCTTTACCTGCGTGATCCCCGTTCCCGGATCCCATATGGTTTCCAACGCGCTGGCCGGCGCGGCTGTCGGATATTCCTTAGGTCTTACTCCTGAGGAGATCAAGGCCGGTATTGAAAGCTACGCTGCTCTTCCCGGACGGAATCACCTGATCCAGACCGACTCCTTAACGATCTTGGACGACTGCTATAATGCCAATCCTGTCTCCACCAAAGCCGCCATCGATGTGCTCGCCTTATCTGAAGGGCGCAAAGTAGCTGTGCTTGGGGATATGGGAGAACTTGGCAGCGATGAGCTGGATCTTCACTATCAGGTCGGGGCTTATGCCGCCCAAAAAGGCATCGATCTGGTCTGCGGCATCGGGCCTATGTCCAAGGATCTGGTCCGCGGAGTGACAGAGGCCGGATCTTCCGCGAAAGGAATGTGGTTTGAAACCAAGGAAGATTTTCTCTCTTCTTTGGATACTCTGATTCAAAAAGGGGACAATGTCCTTGTAAAAGCCTCCAAATACATGAAGCTTCCGGTTGTCGTGGAGGCGCTTCAAAATAAATAG
- a CDS encoding 1-acyl-sn-glycerol-3-phosphate acyltransferase produces MIRFLTIILILFLYLLLGIPVLLFEALVGCFSKKTRDYQCLRLVQWTFKLMLTAAGTKITVIGEENVPDEPVLFIGNHRSYFDILLTYSRCRRLTGYIAKKEMLRYPLLRDWMKRLYCLFLDRENPKEGLKTILQAIDYIKQGISICIFPEGTRNTGEELSLLPFHSGSFKIAEKTGCAIIPISMNNTISIFESHLPFVRKTHVILEYGKPIYPNELDKETRKKLASYCQNIIQETINRNQALL; encoded by the coding sequence ATGATAAGATTTTTGACCATTATTCTAATCCTGTTCTTATATCTGCTCCTTGGCATCCCGGTGCTCCTTTTCGAGGCTTTGGTGGGATGCTTCAGCAAGAAAACAAGAGATTATCAATGTCTTCGTCTGGTGCAGTGGACATTTAAGCTGATGCTCACCGCAGCCGGTACCAAGATCACAGTGATCGGGGAGGAAAATGTGCCCGACGAACCGGTTTTATTCATCGGCAACCACAGAAGCTATTTTGACATTCTGCTTACCTATTCCAGATGCCGGCGGCTGACCGGATATATCGCCAAGAAAGAGATGCTGCGCTATCCCCTGCTCCGGGATTGGATGAAGCGGCTCTACTGCCTCTTCCTGGACCGGGAGAATCCCAAAGAAGGCTTAAAGACCATCCTTCAGGCTATTGATTATATCAAACAGGGAATCTCTATCTGCATTTTCCCCGAGGGAACCCGCAACACTGGAGAAGAGTTGAGTCTGCTGCCCTTCCACAGCGGCTCGTTTAAAATCGCGGAAAAGACTGGCTGCGCCATCATTCCTATCAGTATGAACAATACGATCTCCATTTTTGAAAGCCATCTTCCTTTCGTTCGGAAGACTCACGTCATCCTTGAGTATGGAAAACCGATCTATCCCAATGAATTAGACAAAGAAACCCGCAAAAAACTGGCGTCTTACTGTCAGAATATCATACAGGAAACCATCAACCGGAACCAGGCCCTTTTATAA
- a CDS encoding nicotinate phosphoribosyltransferase, producing MNTQDLTLLTDLYELTMMQGYYYKQSQNETVIFDVFFRQNPCNNGYSVCAGLDQVISYIKNLNFTYEDVDYLRGLGIFDEEFLHYLSGFHFSGDIYAIPEGTVVFPKEPLLKVIAPIMEAQLVETAILNIINHQSLIATKTSRIVFAANGSGIMEFGLRRAQGPDAGLYGARAAMIGGCIGTSNVLAGQLFDVPVMGTHAHSWIMSFEDEYTAFKTYADMYPDNCTLLVDTYDTLKSGVPNAIRVFQECKKEGHVLKKYGIRLDSGDLAYLSKEARKMLDEAGFPDATICASNDLDEYLLHDLKLQGAKIDSWGVGTNLITSKDCPSFGGVYKLAATMDKNGEFIPKIKISENTEKITNPGNKTIYRIYDKATGKIKADLICFVGEKYDTSKDLLLFDPIETWKKTKLPGGSYTMREILVPIFRNGECIYQSPTVTEIADYCRQEKNTLWEETKRLFYPHEVHVDLSQKLYDVKKALLDEMAKTD from the coding sequence ATGAACACACAGGATCTGACACTGTTGACCGACCTGTACGAATTGACAATGATGCAGGGCTATTATTATAAACAATCCCAGAATGAAACCGTCATCTTTGACGTGTTCTTCCGGCAAAACCCGTGTAATAACGGATATTCTGTATGCGCGGGGCTTGATCAGGTCATCAGCTACATCAAAAATCTGAACTTCACCTATGAAGATGTAGATTACCTGAGAGGACTTGGAATCTTCGATGAAGAATTTCTGCACTATTTAAGCGGATTTCATTTCAGCGGAGACATTTACGCCATCCCGGAGGGAACTGTGGTATTCCCCAAGGAACCTCTTTTAAAAGTAATCGCTCCCATCATGGAAGCGCAGCTTGTGGAAACCGCGATCTTAAACATCATCAATCACCAGTCTTTAATCGCTACCAAAACTTCCCGGATCGTCTTCGCCGCAAATGGAAGCGGTATCATGGAATTCGGGCTCAGGCGGGCCCAGGGACCGGATGCCGGTCTTTACGGCGCAAGGGCGGCTATGATCGGCGGCTGTATCGGAACCTCCAATGTACTGGCCGGGCAGCTTTTTGACGTACCTGTAATGGGAACTCACGCTCACAGCTGGATCATGAGTTTTGAAGATGAATATACCGCTTTCAAGACTTACGCGGATATGTATCCCGATAACTGCACCCTCCTGGTAGACACTTACGATACTCTTAAATCAGGAGTACCAAATGCCATCCGGGTTTTTCAAGAGTGCAAAAAGGAAGGTCATGTTCTGAAGAAATATGGAATCCGCTTAGACAGCGGAGACCTTGCTTATCTTTCTAAAGAAGCCCGCAAGATGCTGGATGAGGCCGGTTTCCCGGACGCTACCATCTGCGCTTCCAACGATTTGGACGAATACCTGCTCCACGACCTGAAACTGCAGGGCGCTAAGATCGACTCCTGGGGTGTAGGCACAAACCTGATCACCTCCAAAGACTGTCCTTCCTTTGGCGGCGTCTATAAGCTGGCCGCTACCATGGATAAAAACGGAGAGTTTATCCCTAAGATCAAAATTTCAGAAAACACAGAAAAAATCACCAATCCTGGAAACAAGACAATCTATCGGATCTATGATAAAGCAACAGGAAAAATCAAAGCGGACCTGATCTGCTTTGTAGGCGAAAAATACGACACCAGCAAAGATCTTCTGCTCTTTGATCCGATCGAGACCTGGAAGAAAACCAAACTTCCCGGAGGCTCTTACACCATGCGGGAGATTCTTGTCCCCATATTCCGGAATGGGGAGTGCATTTACCAGTCTCCCACCGTCACAGAAATCGCCGACTACTGCCGCCAGGAGAAGAACACCCTGTGGGAGGAGACCAAGCGTCTCTTCTACCCGCACGAAGTGCATGTGGATCTCTCCCAGAAGCTGTATGATGTGAAAAAGGCCCTTTTGGATGAGATGGCGAAAACCGATTAA
- a CDS encoding protease complex subunit PrcB family protein, which translates to MKRFRNRAAAFLMACALLLPACSMQIDDEEKLRDIEYTVVDPEEVPEELNAQIEEEKKDVFRLTFADEGWLYLARGYGEKDTSGYSVEVAECWESDNAVCLRTRLTGPSRDEEIAEEATWPYLVVKMEYCDKDVIFY; encoded by the coding sequence ATGAAGCGTTTTAGAAACCGCGCGGCCGCTTTTCTTATGGCATGCGCCCTGCTTCTCCCGGCTTGCTCGATGCAGATCGACGATGAGGAAAAGCTGAGGGATATTGAGTATACGGTGGTAGATCCGGAGGAAGTGCCAGAGGAGCTTAACGCTCAGATCGAAGAGGAAAAGAAGGATGTTTTCCGTCTGACTTTTGCCGATGAAGGCTGGCTCTATCTTGCGAGAGGATATGGAGAGAAGGATACCAGCGGCTACAGCGTGGAGGTGGCGGAGTGCTGGGAATCTGATAATGCCGTCTGTCTGCGTACCCGGCTTACAGGCCCTTCCAGGGATGAAGAAATTGCAGAGGAAGCCACATGGCCATATCTTGTGGTGAAAATGGAGTATTGCGATAAGGATGTTATATTTTATTAA
- the rpiB gene encoding ribose 5-phosphate isomerase B yields the protein MRIGIGNDHAAVEMKNEVAEYLREKGYEVVNYGTDTHESCHYPVYGEKVGRAVVSGEVDLGILICGTGVGISLAANKVKGVRAVVCSEPYSAKLSRQHNNTNVLAFGARVIGIEMAKMIIDEWLNAEFLGGRHQTRVDMIMDIENR from the coding sequence ATGAGAATTGGAATTGGAAATGATCATGCGGCAGTGGAAATGAAAAACGAAGTGGCAGAATACCTCCGGGAAAAAGGATATGAGGTTGTCAATTATGGGACAGACACCCATGAAAGCTGTCATTATCCGGTATATGGAGAAAAAGTGGGAAGAGCGGTGGTTTCCGGTGAAGTGGATCTTGGAATCTTGATCTGCGGGACAGGCGTAGGAATCTCTCTGGCGGCCAATAAAGTAAAAGGCGTCAGGGCTGTGGTATGTTCAGAGCCCTATTCCGCGAAACTGTCCAGGCAGCATAATAATACCAATGTGCTTGCCTTTGGAGCAAGGGTGATCGGAATCGAGATGGCGAAGATGATCATTGATGAGTGGCTGAACGCGGAATTCCTGGGAGGACGCCATCAGACCAGAGTGGATATGATCATGGATATTGAGAACCGTTAG
- a CDS encoding D-alanine--D-alanine ligase, which produces MKIIVLAGGLSPERDVSLISGAGICKTLRDRGHRAFLLDVFFGYPCAPDELEKVFDLPGGGLEIADGIKTTTPDLEALKASRPDQSDCYLGPNVVELCRMADITFMGLHGSVGENGKLQATFDILGIRYTGPNSLGCSLSMNKLVAKQIFKMTRVPTPRGTSLTPETKDTPLEELGYYLPLVIKPCSSGSSIGVYIVHTEDEYKEAVRRSFEEDQQDEVVIEPYIKGREYACSIVAGKALPLVEIIPKNGVFNYENKYQAGGAQELCPPVSLDEKTQKKMRRAGEKAFQALRMDVYARADFIVDESDGRFYCLEMNGLPGMTPSSLIPKAAKAAGIDYGELCELIIEESMNVRYR; this is translated from the coding sequence ATGAAAATTATTGTATTAGCTGGGGGATTAAGCCCAGAAAGAGACGTTTCACTGATCTCAGGAGCCGGGATCTGCAAAACGCTCAGAGACCGGGGACATCGCGCGTTTCTTCTGGACGTATTCTTCGGCTATCCCTGCGCTCCCGATGAGCTTGAGAAAGTCTTTGATCTGCCGGGAGGCGGACTTGAGATCGCAGACGGGATCAAAACTACTACGCCGGATCTGGAAGCTCTCAAGGCCTCCCGTCCCGACCAGTCAGACTGTTATCTTGGCCCTAACGTGGTAGAGCTGTGCCGAATGGCTGATATCACATTCATGGGTCTGCATGGTTCTGTCGGAGAAAACGGGAAACTCCAGGCGACCTTCGATATCCTTGGCATCCGCTATACAGGACCTAATTCTCTTGGCTGCTCTCTGTCTATGAATAAACTGGTAGCCAAACAGATTTTTAAAATGACCCGTGTTCCCACTCCCAGAGGAACATCTTTGACTCCAGAAACCAAAGATACTCCGCTGGAAGAGCTGGGTTACTACCTTCCTCTTGTGATCAAACCTTGTTCCAGCGGTTCCAGCATCGGCGTATATATCGTCCACACAGAAGACGAGTACAAGGAAGCGGTGCGCCGTTCTTTTGAGGAAGACCAGCAGGACGAAGTAGTGATCGAGCCTTATATCAAAGGCCGTGAGTACGCCTGCAGCATCGTTGCCGGCAAAGCTCTTCCTTTGGTCGAGATCATTCCCAAAAATGGGGTGTTTAACTATGAGAATAAATATCAGGCGGGCGGCGCCCAAGAACTGTGCCCGCCGGTATCTCTGGATGAGAAGACTCAGAAAAAAATGCGCCGGGCAGGAGAAAAAGCGTTTCAGGCCCTGCGTATGGACGTGTATGCCCGCGCTGATTTTATCGTAGACGAATCAGACGGCAGATTCTACTGTCTGGAGATGAACGGACTGCCTGGGATGACCCCTTCAAGTCTGATCCCTAAAGCCGCCAAGGCCGCCGGGATTGATTACGGAGAATTGTGCGAACTGATCATTGAAGAATCGATGAATGTCCGCTATCGTTAA